A single Macrobrachium nipponense isolate FS-2020 chromosome 5, ASM1510439v2, whole genome shotgun sequence DNA region contains:
- the LOC135215259 gene encoding zinc finger protein OZF-like, translating to MDLLKKTVEDVHKRVNVGQEYPVIMYKKQKANAIEELPSSLKESKVFAEERGGYASKQEASESVPSENGESDQVLLPHDDDKGLANHDGSSDINSTKRSDSAKSDTSDLSADEVTQDVTSSDVVLKCMSCEMEFHTKKSYLAHKRTCSLEGELFCSQCGKGFKNLREKRDHRKTVHKVNRKHLCEICGKVFSAPNVLRRHKISHTKLKQYYCDDCGKGFACQSNLRSHAVTHSEEKPFQCEECGHRFRRISTLRFHKRTHTNERPYECDACGKTFTQPSSLKTHQKLHSGDRPYDCNVCQEKFVLKAALQSHMRTHTKERPFNCELCSKSFTQSTTLKNHLKTHGNDKISGAVYDSEDSANDQSSSKEKSKKHRCELCGQYFALKNTLKIHMMRHTGERPHKCDVCPKSFTQSSTLKIHMRTHTGDKPYACSMCDARFAYNYVLQKHILKHKEAGEMGEEEHSEQEEYEVYSEQEDSEDNAKLRTGDKNIVKHHDSAVKHEELSRNVNSDNGETNITFNGGEDKKKNVKVTPMDFLAVFQSSFKASPN from the coding sequence ATGGATTTACTAAAGAAAACAGTTGAAGATGTTCATAAAAGAGTTAATGTAGGACAAGAGTATCCTGTAATTATGTACAAGAAACAAAAAGCAAATGCAATTGAAGAACTTCCTTCAAGTCTAAAAGAAAGTAAAGTATTTGCAGAAGAGAGGGGAGGTTATGCTTCAAAACAAGAGGCTTCAGAATCAGTCCCTTCAGAAAATGGGGAAAGTGATCAAGTGCTGCTTCCTCATGATGATGATAAAGGACTTGCAAATCATGATGGAAGTAGTGACATTAATAGTACAAAGAGAAGTGATTCTGCTAAAAGTGACACAAGTGATCTCTCTGCTGATGAGGTCACGCAAGATGTTACTAGCAGTGATGTAGTGCTTAAGTGTATGTCTTGTGAGATGGAGTTTCATACCAAAAAATCATACCTAGCCCACAAACGAACGTGCAGTTTGGAAGGGGAACTGTTTTGCAGTCAATGTGGTAAAGGTTTTAAAAACTTGAGGGAAAAGAGGGATCATAGGAAAACAGTTCACAAGGTTAATAGAAAACATTTGTGTGAAATCTGTGGAAAAGTTTTTTCTGCTCCAAATGTTTTGAGGAGACACAAAATATCTCATACtaaattaaaacaatattattgTGATGATTGTGGTAAGGGTTTTGCGTGTCAGTCGAATTTAAGGTCACATGCTGTAACACACAGTGAAGAGAAGCCATTTCAGTGTGAAGAATGTGGTCATAGATTCCGTCGTATCAGTACTTTGCGTTTCCATAAGAGAACCCACACAAATGAGAGACCTTACGAATGTGATGCATGTGGAAAAACTTTCACCCAACCCAGTAGCTTAAAAACACATCAGAAATTGCATTCAGGAGATAGACCATATGATTGTAATGTATGCCAGGAGAAGTTTGTTTTGAAGGCAGCCTTGCAATCACATATGCGGACACATACCAAGGAAAGACCTTTTAATTGTGAGCTCTGTAGTAAAAGCTTTACCCAGTCCACTACTCTCAAAAATCACTTAAAGACACATGGAAATGATAAAATTTCAGGTGCTGTTTATGATAGCGAAGATTCAGCAAATGATCAGTCATCTTCtaaagagaaaagtaaaaagCACCGTTGTGAACTTTGTGGACAATATTTTGCTCtaaaaaataccttgaaaatacatATGATGAGACATACAGGAGAAAGACCACACAAATGTGATGTCTGCCCCAAGAGTTTCACTCAGTCAAGTACCTTAAAAATTCACATGAGAACACACACTGGTGATAAACCTTATGCTTGTAGTATGTGTGATGCTCGTTTTGCGTATAATTATGTCCTTCAGAAGCACATTCTAAAACACAAAGAAGCTGGAGAAATGGGTGAAGAAGAGCATTCAGAACAGGAAGAGTATGAGGTATATTCAGAACAGGAAGACTCTGAGGATAATGCCAAATTAAGGACAGGtgataaaaatatagtaaaacatcATGATAGTGCAGTTAAACATGAAGAATTAAGCAGAAATGTTAACAGTGACAATGGTGAAACAAATATCACGTTTAATGGtggtgaagataaaaaaaaaaatgttaaagtaaCACCCATGGACTTCTTGGCTGTGTTCCAGTCTTCCTTCAAAGCATCCCCTAACTGA